A window from Dromaius novaehollandiae isolate bDroNov1 chromosome 1, bDroNov1.hap1, whole genome shotgun sequence encodes these proteins:
- the CYTH4 gene encoding cytohesin-4, which produces MDFCPAESSDLSEAEEAEIETIRQHREELLEDIKKLKEEIAEVFAEIECFQNADKRREADLIPGEHTSKLSQKDKLLSLGRKKFNMDPAKGIQYLIEHQLLSSDLQEIAKFLHNGEGLNKTAIGDYLGGRDPTNIQILQAFVACHQFANLNLVQALRQFLWSFRLPGEAQKIDRMMEAFANWYCKCNPGVFQSTDTCYILSFSIIMLNTSLHNPNVKDKPPFERFVSINRGIDNGGDLPEELLRSLFESIKNEPFSIPEDDGNDLTHTFFNPSREGWLLKLGGRVKTWKRRWFILTDNCLYYFEYTTDKEPLGIIPLENLSVRKVDDPKKPNCFELFNPNCKGQKIKACKTDGDGKVVEGKHQSYKISAATPAERDEWIEAIRTSITQDPFYDLVSARKKKIANKN; this is translated from the exons AAGCTGAAAGAAGAGATTGCTGAAGTGTTTGCAGAGATAGAGTGTTTCCAAAATGCAGACAAGAGGCGAGAGGCAGACCTCATCCCTGGGGAACACACCAG CAAATTATCACAGAAGGATAAACTTCTGTCCCTGGGCAGGAAGAAGTTCAACATGGACCCTGCAAAG GGGATCCAGTACCTGATAGAGCACCAGCTGTTGTCTTCAGACCTTCAGGAGATCGCCAAATTCCTCCATAACGGTGAAGGCCTGAACAAGACAGCCATTGGGGATTATCTGGGTGGGAG GGATCCCACAAACATTCAGATCCTCCAAGCCTTTGTGGCGTGTCACCAGTTTGCCAACCTCAACCTGGTGCAGGCACTGAG ACAGTTCCTGTGGAGCTTCCGGCTGCCTGGGGAGGCACAGAAGATTGACCGAATGATGGAGGCCTTTGCCAACTGGTACTGCAAGTGTAACCCAGGAGTATTCCAGTCCACAG ATACCTGCTATATACTTTCCTTCTCTATCATCATGCTTAACACCAGCCTGCACAACCCCAATGTGAAAGACAAACCCCCTTTTGAGAGGTTTGTATCCATCAACCGAGGCATTGACAATGGAGGTGACCTGCCAGAAGAGCTATTAAGG AGTCTGTTTGAAAGCATAAAGAACGAGCCATTCTCCATACCAGAAGATGATGGGAATGATCTCACACATACTTTCTTCAATCCTAGCCGTGAGGGCTGGCTCCTGAAACTAG GAGGACGTGTGAAAACCTGGAAACGCCGTTGGTTCATTCTGACTGATAACTGCCTGTACTACTTCGAATATACCACA GACAAGGAGCCTCTGGGCATTATCCCGCTGGAGAACCTATCAGTCCGGAAGGTAGATGACCCCAAAAAGCCA AATTGTTTTGAGCTCTTCAATCCCAACTGTAAGGGGCAGAAGATCAAAGCCTGCAAAACAGATGGGGATGGGAAGGTGGTTGAGGGCAAGCATCAGTCCTACAAGATCTCAGCAGCCACACCAGCAGAACGCGATGAGTGGATTGAGGCAATACG GACCAGCATCACACAGGATCCTTTCTATGATCTTGTCTCAGCCCGTAAGAAGAAGAT